AAATCTAGCAATTGCTCCAAAAAAACCACCGATTCCTACAAGCAATATATTCATAGTGCTCCTTCTTTCTTCATGCTTTTTTCATATAATGCATTTCCAAGATAAAATCCAAATAAAGAAAAGAGCAATCCTCCAACTACACTTGTACTTACATAATAAAATGCCATAAGAAACGCTTCATGCTGCATGAATTTCAACGTCTCTACGTTAAATGTTGAAAAAGTGGTAAAAGAACCAATCATTCCTGTTCCAATGCTACTCATTATCACTTGTGAAACATGTTTCATACGAAACAAATACATCGTTAAAAATGCCAATAAAAAACTACCAATCATATTCGCTGACCATGTTGCCAGCGGAAAAGAATCGACTGAATGAATACCAGCCCATTGTCCTAATTCGTATCGTGCTAAAGCTCCAACAATA
This sequence is a window from Bacillus pseudomycoides DSM 12442. Protein-coding genes within it:
- the crcB gene encoding fluoride efflux transporter CrcB; protein product: MKYIAVGIGGIVGALARYELGQWAGIHSVDSFPLATWSANMIGSFLLAFLTMYLFRMKHVSQVIMSSIGTGMIGSFTTFSTFNVETLKFMQHEAFLMAFYYVSTSVVGGLLFSLFGFYLGNALYEKSMKKEGAL